Proteins found in one Luteimonas chenhongjianii genomic segment:
- the rpmB gene encoding 50S ribosomal protein L28, producing MSRVCQVTGKRTTHGNNVSHAMNKTRRRFMPNLHERRFWVASENRWIKLRVSTKALRTIDKNGIDVVLAELRARGEKV from the coding sequence ATGTCCCGAGTATGCCAAGTCACCGGCAAGCGTACGACGCATGGCAACAATGTGTCGCACGCCATGAACAAGACCCGCCGCCGCTTCATGCCCAACCTGCATGAGCGTCGCTTCTGGGTTGCCAGCGAGAACCGCTGGATCAAGCTGCGTGTTTCCACCAAGGCCCTGCGCACCATCGACAAGAACGGCATCGACGTCGTCCTCGCCGAGCTCCGTGCCCGCGGCGAAAAGGTCTGA
- the rpmG gene encoding 50S ribosomal protein L33 yields MAGKRDKIRLISSANTGHFYTTDKNKKNTPGKMEFKKYDPVVRKHVIYKEGKIK; encoded by the coding sequence ATGGCAGGCAAGCGCGACAAGATCCGTCTGATTTCCTCGGCCAACACCGGGCATTTCTACACCACGGACAAGAACAAGAAGAACACCCCCGGCAAGATGGAGTTCAAGAAGTACGACCCCGTCGTCCGGAAGCACGTGATCTACAAGGAAGGCAAGATCAAGTGA
- the cls gene encoding cardiolipin synthase gives MSNHDLHIGLWIFAADWLIRVAALLWIPARTRSSSARSWLLLIGFVPLLGLPAYLLLGHPWLSRLRRERQARASRQIRQRQAALTALRWCPPDAFSAPADVTRLAERLGDFMPTNGNAVELLDDYAGSLQRLVDDIDAATREVHLLYYLMLDDASGRSVAGALERAARRGVRCRLLLDAVGAKRGLRAFRRPLRDAGVCVHATLAGGLKWRRSARMDLRNHRKIAVIDGRLALTGSQNLADPDFVPGHPNREVVARVRGPVVAQLQALFASDWYIETGEVLEVDAPPIASSGHVPAQLLPSGPAYPFENARDVFVALVQRARRRAVLVTPYFVPDEATLGALRVAALSGVSVQLILSATNNQRVTAWAQAGFYDELLAAGVHIALYRPHFLHAKHLSVDDDIALVGSSNLDIRSFMLNAEAGLLCFDPGVVARLREIEQDYLRESDVLEAEAWTRRPTWRRSVEGIARLADSFL, from the coding sequence ATGTCGAATCACGACCTGCACATCGGCCTGTGGATCTTCGCCGCCGACTGGCTCATCCGGGTCGCGGCCCTGCTGTGGATTCCCGCGCGCACGCGCTCATCGTCCGCGCGCAGCTGGCTCCTGCTGATCGGCTTTGTGCCCTTGCTCGGACTCCCTGCCTATCTGCTGCTCGGCCATCCTTGGCTGTCGCGGCTGCGGCGCGAGCGGCAGGCGCGCGCATCGCGGCAGATCAGGCAGAGGCAGGCGGCGCTGACCGCGCTGCGCTGGTGTCCGCCCGATGCGTTCTCCGCGCCCGCGGATGTGACGCGCCTCGCCGAGCGGCTCGGCGATTTCATGCCCACCAATGGCAATGCGGTCGAGCTGCTGGACGATTACGCAGGCTCACTGCAACGCCTCGTCGACGACATCGATGCGGCGACGCGGGAGGTGCACCTGCTCTATTACCTGATGCTCGACGACGCCAGCGGACGCTCGGTTGCCGGTGCACTCGAGCGCGCGGCCCGGCGCGGCGTGCGCTGCCGATTGCTGCTCGACGCCGTGGGCGCGAAACGCGGCCTGCGTGCGTTCCGACGCCCATTGCGCGATGCCGGTGTCTGCGTGCATGCCACATTGGCGGGAGGACTCAAGTGGCGGCGCAGCGCGCGGATGGATCTGCGCAACCATCGCAAGATCGCGGTGATCGATGGCCGCCTCGCGCTGACGGGTTCACAGAACCTCGCCGATCCGGACTTCGTGCCCGGCCATCCCAACCGCGAGGTCGTCGCGCGGGTGCGCGGTCCGGTCGTCGCGCAACTGCAGGCGCTGTTCGCCAGCGACTGGTACATCGAGACGGGTGAGGTACTGGAGGTCGATGCACCGCCGATCGCGTCAAGCGGCCATGTGCCGGCGCAGCTGCTGCCGAGCGGCCCGGCGTATCCGTTCGAGAATGCGCGCGATGTGTTCGTCGCGCTCGTGCAGCGCGCGCGTCGGCGCGCGGTACTGGTGACGCCCTACTTCGTGCCCGACGAGGCCACGCTGGGCGCCCTGCGCGTCGCCGCGCTGTCGGGCGTGTCGGTGCAGCTGATCCTGTCGGCGACCAACAACCAGCGCGTGACCGCCTGGGCCCAGGCCGGTTTCTACGATGAACTGCTTGCGGCCGGGGTGCACATTGCGCTCTACAGGCCGCATTTTCTGCATGCGAAGCATCTGAGCGTCGACGACGACATCGCACTGGTCGGGTCGAGCAATCTCGACATCCGCAGCTTCATGCTCAATGCCGAGGCGGGCTTGCTGTGCTTCGACCCCGGCGTCGTGGCGCGGTTACGCGAGATCGAGCAGGACTATCTGCGCGAATCGGATGTGCTGGAAGCGGAAGCGTGGACGCGGCGACCGACCTGGCGACGCAGCGTGGAAGGCATCGCACGGCTGGCGGATTCGTTTCTATGA